A window from Primulina eburnea isolate SZY01 chromosome 2, ASM2296580v1, whole genome shotgun sequence encodes these proteins:
- the LOC140816761 gene encoding uncharacterized protein, whose product MVGSFPSKMKRKDLEDATDDFSLCSPARKIRRLDAELGPILEEREIPMQFEESVPEKQSYFSNLRVLKIEELPIENEERAIVLFKPVDSPLHQLSSRFSVSVDPHIISGIKNQVRQSSESSPWRIANDRAGSEDSNLHSHNGCLAVVPWVPSSLPSMRGAEFGQQTDTSEMMEAEATEEMDVEDDVGVDQENMHVPGAANHLHQWQQQHCMISQLPHNPSTPDVWYQ is encoded by the exons CGAAGATGAAGAGGAAAGACCTAGAAGATGCGACTGATGATTTTTCTCTCTGTTCTCCTGCAAGAAAAATCCGCAGGCTG GATGCTGAATTGGGTCCGATTTTAGAGGAGCGTGAGATTCCGATGCAGTTTGAGGAATCCGTGCCTGAGAAACAGAGTTATTTTAGCAATTTAAGGGTTTTGAAAATTGAAGAATTGCCGATCGAGAATGAAGAGAGGGCCATTGTCTTGTTTAAGCCTGTGGACTCTCCGCTGCACCAGTTGTCATCCAGATTCTCGGTGTCGGTTGATCCTCACATTATTTCCGGGATCAAAA ATCAAGTTAGGCAGTCAAGCGAATCAAGCCCTTGGCGAATAGCTAATGATAGAGCAGGGTCCGAGGATAGCAACTTACACTCACATAATGGGTGCTTAGCTGTTGTACCTTGGGTTCCATCATCACTTCCTTCCATGCGGGGAGCAGAATTCGGTCAGCAAACTGATACTTCTGAGATGATGGAAGCTGAAGCAACCGAGGAAATGGATGTCGAAGACGATGTAGGTGTGGATCAAGAGAATATGCATGTACCTGGTGCAGCAAATCACTTGCACCAATGGCAGCAGCAGCACTGCATGATTTCCCAGCTGCCCCACAACCCATCGACTCCAGATGTTTGGTACCAGTAA
- the LOC140816771 gene encoding large ribosomal subunit protein P3-like, giving the protein MGVFTFVCRESGSEWSAKQLNGDLEASADCTFALQRKLVQAAVAVDSSGGVQSSFSYVTPSSAVFQVIVGGGGGGGAFIGGGGGGPAAAAASGGGAAAEAPPAEEKKEEKEESDDDMGFSLFD; this is encoded by the exons ATGGGAGTGTTTACGTTCGTGTGTAGAGAATCCGGCTCCGAGTGGTCGGCTAAGCAGCTCAACGGCGATCTGGAGGCTTCGGCCGATTGCACTTTCGCTCTCCAACGTAAGCTCGTTCAAGCCGCCGTCGCAGTTGACTCCTCCGGCGGTGTCCAATCTTCATTCTCCTACGTAACTCCTTCCTCCGCGGTTTTCCAG GTGATTGtaggtggtggtggaggtggcgGTGCATTCattggtggaggtggaggtggaccTGCGGCTGCTGCTGCTTCTGGTGGTGGCGCAGCTGCTGAGGCACCTCCAGCCGAGGAAAAGAAAGAAGAGAAGGAGGAGAGTGATGATGACATGGGATTCTCACTTTTTGATTAG
- the LOC140816778 gene encoding uncharacterized protein isoform X1: MGCSLSKLDDEEAVQLCKDRKKFIKQAVEQRLKFASGHIAYVHCMKRVSVALREYVEGDEPYETIPGVISITPFKSEPKSSCNVSYFQSSGNPSVSVEEMPPQSPETFRVKAYSPVHHFGMEGIFEFQSSPINSSSFHYSPNSRPDYYPPLSQTSQWDFFWNPFSSLDYCSYPSKNIFDQTNIEDENKKLWQVQEEEGIPELEEETVQEGIDNSTSKKVKERCKVNESDNRDKADAEVTEELEINKPIQGSQSNENQSIEVAKFQNIGRISTKENMVAGCELKEETHGFTAYVDRRPTSMSEVMKDLEDQFMALCKAAKEVSSILETSRAKYSSSANDLTALKMLNPVAFFRSTSSRLSLPKNLDDTLTSKYDERYESSSDLSEESCMFSESHQSTLNRLYAWEKKLYQEVREGARVRMAYEKKCAQLRNLEMKGEDRCFVDKTRDAIRDLQTRMKISVHSVEAVSKRIETLRDEELEPQITELVCGLARMWEVMAECHQLQKRTIDEAKILLVRTPSKPARNEKYKIMPPSEWHNLHQSAANLEEELRNWRSCFDMWVVSQRSYVHALAGWLLCCIRVNKNSEKQPFSSQISLGAPPIFGTCIQWSEVLDTIHESSVLNGLDFFAAGLGSLCAQLQVDSCRHLGGSKKFGGAIVGNKMEVVEADHFEDEEVTAKKMAEFASRVLYAGMSVSITSLTEFAVSSAEKYADLVKQRENKIQPHMQSGL, from the exons ATGGGATGTTCTCTATCGAAGTTGGATGACGAAGAGGCTGTTCAGCTTTGTAAAGATCGAAAAAAGTTCATTAAGCAAGCTGTCGAACAAAGATTGAAATTTGCCTCAGGACACATTGCTTATGTACATTGCATGAAACGAGTTTCAGTGGCCCTTCGAGAATATGTTGAGGGAGATGAACCTTATGAGACAATACCTGGTGTTATATCTATTACACCGTTTAAATCTGAACCCAAATCATCTTGCAATGTAAGTTACTTTCAGTCCAGTGGAAATCCTTCAGTTTCTGTTGAAGAGATGCCTCCTCAGTCACCAGAAACTTTCAGAGTCAAAGCTTACTCCCCGGTTCATCACTTCGGAATGGAGGGCATTTTTGAGTTCCAATCCTCTCCCATTAATTCTTCATCTTTTCATTACTCGCCCAACAGTAGACCAGACTATTATCCCCCATTATCTCAAACGTCTCAATGGGATTTCTTTTGGAACCCCTTTTCTTCACTAGATTACTGTAGCTATCCctccaaaaatatttttgatcaGACAAATATTGAGGATGAAAATAAGAAGCTATGGCAAGTTCAAGAAGAGGAAGGCATACCAGAATTAGAAGAGGAAACTGTACAAGAGGGCATTGACAATTCGACCAGCAAGAAAGTAAAGGAAAGATGTAAGGTCAATGAGAGTGACAACAGAGACAAAGCCGATGCTGAAGTTACTGAAGAACTTGAAATAAATAAACCTATACAAGGATCGCAATCCAATGAAAATCAAAGCATTGAAGTagcaaaatttcaaaatataggTCGAATTAGTACCAAAGAAAACATGGTTGCTGGTTGTGAATTGAAAGAGGAAACGCATGGATTTACAGCTTATGTTGACAGGAGGCCAACAAGTATGTCAGAAGTAATGAAAGATCTTGAAGATCAGTTCATGGCTTTGTGTAAGGCAGCTAAGGAGGTGTCTTCCATTTTGGAAACCAGCAGAGCCAAGTAttcatcatctgcaaatgatCTCACAG CTTTGAAAATGTTGAATCCAGTTGCTTTCTTTAGGTCAACTTCATCTCGCTTATCATTGCCAAAAAATTTAGATGATACTTTGACTTCAAAATACGATGAAAGGTATGAAAGTAGCAGCGACTTATCTGAGGAGTCCTGTATGTTTTCTGAGAGTCATCAATCTACACTCAACAGGTTATATGCTTGGGAAAAGAAACTTTACCAAGAAGTTAGA GAGGGTGCACGTGTGCGGATGGCTTATGAAAAGAAATGTGCACAGCTCAGGAATCTAGAAATGAAAGGAGAAGACCGTTGTTTTGTAGACAAAACAAGAGATGCCATAAGAGATTTGCAAACTCGAATGAAAATTTCAGTACATTCAGTTGAAGCAGTCTCAAAACGAATTGAAACTTTGCGGGATGAAGAGCTCGAGCCTCAGATAACGGAATTAGTTTGCGG GTTAGCAAGGATGTGGGAGGTCATGGCAGAATGCCATCAACTGCAAAAACGAACAATAGATGAAGCCAAGATATTACTTGTTAGAACACCTTCAAAACCTGCAAGAAACGAGAAATACAAAATAATGCCACCATCCGAGTGGCATAATTTACATCAATCAGCTGCTAACCTTGAGGAAGAGCTCAGAAACTGGCGATCCTGCTTTGACATGTGGGTCGTTTCTCAACGATCATATGTTCATGCATTAGCAGGATGGCTCTTGTGTTGCATTCGCGtaaataaaaattcagaaaaacaACCATTCTCGTCTCAAATATCTTTAGGGGCTCCACCAATATTTGGAACATGCATTCAATGGTCCGAAGTTTTGGACACCATACATGAATCATCGGTGCTTAACGGACTCGATTTTTTTGCAGCAGGTCTAGGCTCGTTGTGCGCACAACTTCAGGTAGATTCGTGTCGTCATTTAGGAGGCTCCAAGAAGTTTGGAGGGGCAATTGTAGGGAACAAAATGGAGGTGGTGGAGGCAGATCATTTTGAAGATGAAGAAGTGACAGCAAAAAAAATGGCTGAATTTGCTTCAAGAGTTCTGTATGCTGGAATGTCGGTTTCTATAACCTCACTGACTGAATTTGCTGTTAGTTCAGCTGAAAAATATGCAGATCTGGTCAAGCAACGGGAGAATAAAATCCAGCCGCATATGCAGTCAGGACTTTAG
- the LOC140816778 gene encoding uncharacterized protein isoform X2, whose protein sequence is MGCSLSKLDDEEAVQLCKDRKKFIKQAVEQRLKFASGHIAYVHCMKRVSVALREYVEGDEPYETIPGVISITPFKSEPKSSCNVSYFQSSGNPSVSVEEMPPQSPETFRVKAYSPVHHFGMEGIFEFQSSPINSSSFHYSPNSRPDYYPPLSQTSQWDFFWNPFSSLDYCSYPSKNIFDQTNIEDENKKLWQVQEEEGIPELEEETVQEGIDNSTSKKVKERCKVNESDNRDKADAEVTEELEINKPIQGSQSNENQSIEVAKFQNIGRISTKENMVAGCELKEETHGFTAYVDRRPTSMSEVMKDLEDQFMALCKAAKEVSSILETSRAKYSSSANDLTALKMLNPVAFFRSTSSRLSLPKNLDDTLTSKYDERLYAWEKKLYQEVREGARVRMAYEKKCAQLRNLEMKGEDRCFVDKTRDAIRDLQTRMKISVHSVEAVSKRIETLRDEELEPQITELVCGLARMWEVMAECHQLQKRTIDEAKILLVRTPSKPARNEKYKIMPPSEWHNLHQSAANLEEELRNWRSCFDMWVVSQRSYVHALAGWLLCCIRVNKNSEKQPFSSQISLGAPPIFGTCIQWSEVLDTIHESSVLNGLDFFAAGLGSLCAQLQVDSCRHLGGSKKFGGAIVGNKMEVVEADHFEDEEVTAKKMAEFASRVLYAGMSVSITSLTEFAVSSAEKYADLVKQRENKIQPHMQSGL, encoded by the exons ATGGGATGTTCTCTATCGAAGTTGGATGACGAAGAGGCTGTTCAGCTTTGTAAAGATCGAAAAAAGTTCATTAAGCAAGCTGTCGAACAAAGATTGAAATTTGCCTCAGGACACATTGCTTATGTACATTGCATGAAACGAGTTTCAGTGGCCCTTCGAGAATATGTTGAGGGAGATGAACCTTATGAGACAATACCTGGTGTTATATCTATTACACCGTTTAAATCTGAACCCAAATCATCTTGCAATGTAAGTTACTTTCAGTCCAGTGGAAATCCTTCAGTTTCTGTTGAAGAGATGCCTCCTCAGTCACCAGAAACTTTCAGAGTCAAAGCTTACTCCCCGGTTCATCACTTCGGAATGGAGGGCATTTTTGAGTTCCAATCCTCTCCCATTAATTCTTCATCTTTTCATTACTCGCCCAACAGTAGACCAGACTATTATCCCCCATTATCTCAAACGTCTCAATGGGATTTCTTTTGGAACCCCTTTTCTTCACTAGATTACTGTAGCTATCCctccaaaaatatttttgatcaGACAAATATTGAGGATGAAAATAAGAAGCTATGGCAAGTTCAAGAAGAGGAAGGCATACCAGAATTAGAAGAGGAAACTGTACAAGAGGGCATTGACAATTCGACCAGCAAGAAAGTAAAGGAAAGATGTAAGGTCAATGAGAGTGACAACAGAGACAAAGCCGATGCTGAAGTTACTGAAGAACTTGAAATAAATAAACCTATACAAGGATCGCAATCCAATGAAAATCAAAGCATTGAAGTagcaaaatttcaaaatataggTCGAATTAGTACCAAAGAAAACATGGTTGCTGGTTGTGAATTGAAAGAGGAAACGCATGGATTTACAGCTTATGTTGACAGGAGGCCAACAAGTATGTCAGAAGTAATGAAAGATCTTGAAGATCAGTTCATGGCTTTGTGTAAGGCAGCTAAGGAGGTGTCTTCCATTTTGGAAACCAGCAGAGCCAAGTAttcatcatctgcaaatgatCTCACAG CTTTGAAAATGTTGAATCCAGTTGCTTTCTTTAGGTCAACTTCATCTCGCTTATCATTGCCAAAAAATTTAGATGATACTTTGACTTCAAAATACGATGAAAG GTTATATGCTTGGGAAAAGAAACTTTACCAAGAAGTTAGA GAGGGTGCACGTGTGCGGATGGCTTATGAAAAGAAATGTGCACAGCTCAGGAATCTAGAAATGAAAGGAGAAGACCGTTGTTTTGTAGACAAAACAAGAGATGCCATAAGAGATTTGCAAACTCGAATGAAAATTTCAGTACATTCAGTTGAAGCAGTCTCAAAACGAATTGAAACTTTGCGGGATGAAGAGCTCGAGCCTCAGATAACGGAATTAGTTTGCGG GTTAGCAAGGATGTGGGAGGTCATGGCAGAATGCCATCAACTGCAAAAACGAACAATAGATGAAGCCAAGATATTACTTGTTAGAACACCTTCAAAACCTGCAAGAAACGAGAAATACAAAATAATGCCACCATCCGAGTGGCATAATTTACATCAATCAGCTGCTAACCTTGAGGAAGAGCTCAGAAACTGGCGATCCTGCTTTGACATGTGGGTCGTTTCTCAACGATCATATGTTCATGCATTAGCAGGATGGCTCTTGTGTTGCATTCGCGtaaataaaaattcagaaaaacaACCATTCTCGTCTCAAATATCTTTAGGGGCTCCACCAATATTTGGAACATGCATTCAATGGTCCGAAGTTTTGGACACCATACATGAATCATCGGTGCTTAACGGACTCGATTTTTTTGCAGCAGGTCTAGGCTCGTTGTGCGCACAACTTCAGGTAGATTCGTGTCGTCATTTAGGAGGCTCCAAGAAGTTTGGAGGGGCAATTGTAGGGAACAAAATGGAGGTGGTGGAGGCAGATCATTTTGAAGATGAAGAAGTGACAGCAAAAAAAATGGCTGAATTTGCTTCAAGAGTTCTGTATGCTGGAATGTCGGTTTCTATAACCTCACTGACTGAATTTGCTGTTAGTTCAGCTGAAAAATATGCAGATCTGGTCAAGCAACGGGAGAATAAAATCCAGCCGCATATGCAGTCAGGACTTTAG
- the LOC140816808 gene encoding pentatricopeptide repeat-containing protein At4g32430, mitochondrial-like isoform X1, giving the protein MLQEIIGSLLHQCANTKNFRQGILLHAAAVKIGMKSDLIIGNDIVNFYAKCGCMISAHQIFDEMSQKNLVTWSALISGYVQSKRSYLAIRVFSRMQEYFKPNEFVLSSVLGSCSVIQELKLGKQIHAHAVKLGYDAVSFVLNSLISMYMRCFMWNEALLIFDCGSVSGSLSLVSYNVAITGLVENEQGEKGFEIFKLMRQRGLVPDHFTFAGLLGPVDRTYYNLSNCMQLHCAIVKLGLDYLAFTGNILIAMYSKFDFLEEAEKVFWSVEDKDVISWNTSITACCRHEDNSRALSFFRDMVAENDARPDLFTYASVLSAIAGLASMRHGKEIHSHLIRTWPDWDVGVGNALINMYAKSGSIGSAQAIFERMECRNLVSWNSIITAFANHGLAENVITLFMEMMRMRLKPDSVTFLGLLTSCNHSGLAEEGLYLFDSMSKFYGITPNSEHLCCLVDLLGRAGRVSEAEEYIQKHHSGHDDVVLGSLLSACRLHGDVLRGEQTAARLLELDHITTSPYVLLSNLYASDRKWDGVAGARKMLRGSGLKKEAAHSIVEVKGSFEKFVIGDFSHSRMDEILSLLRTLSWRVDEDLLCC; this is encoded by the coding sequence ATGTTGCAGGAGATAATTGGTTCTCTTCTGCACCAGTGCGCCAACACGAAGAACTTTCGACAAGGGATTTTGCTTCATGCTGCTGCTGTTAAGATAGGGATGAAATCAGATCTTATAATCGGTAACGATATCGTCAACTTTTACGCAAAATGTGGGTGCATGATTTCGGCTCACcaaatatttgatgaaatgtcgcAGAAAAATTTGGTCACTTGGTCTGCCTTGATATCTGGTTATGTCCAATCAAAAAGATCCTATTTAGCAATTCGGGTTTTCAGTCGGATGCAGGAATATTTCAAGCCCAATGAATTTGTTTTGTCTAGTGTCCTTGGTTCTTGTTCTGTCATTCAGGAACTAAAGCTTGGGAAACAAATACATGCGCATGCAGTAAAGTTAGGCTACGACGCTGTTAGTTTTGTTCTTAATTCACTAATTTCGATGTATATGAGATGCTTTATGTGGAACGAAGCCTTGTTAATTTTTGATTGTGGTAGTGTTTCCGGTTCTTTATCCTTGGTTTCTTACAATGTAGCGATCACCGGGCTAGTGGAAAATGAGCAGGGAGAGAAGGGTTTTGAGATATTTAAGCTTATGCGTCAGCGGGGTCTGGTTCCTGACCATTTTACTTTTGCGGGATTACTAGGACCTGTTGATCGTACGTACTATAATCTTTCTAATTGTATGCAATTACATTGTGCAATAGTAAAACTTGGACTTGATTATTTGGCCTTTACTGGAAATATTTTGATTGCCATGTactcaaaatttgattttttggaAGAAGCTGAGAAGGTCTTTTGGTCAGTTGAGGATAAAGATGTTATTTCTTGGAATACATCCATCACTGCTTGTTGTCGTCACGAGGATAATTCAAGGGCTTTGAGTTTCTTCAGGGATATGGTTGCGGAAAATGATGCAAGGCCGGATCTTTTCACTTATGCCAGCGTGCTTTCTGCCATTGCTGGACTGGCGTCCATGAGACATGGGAAGGAGATTCATTCTCATTTAATTAGGACATGGCCAGATTGGGATGTTGGCGTTGGAAACGCTCTTATCAACATGTATGCAAAAAGTGGTTCCATTGGTTCTGCTCAAGCTATTTTCGAAAGAATGGAATGTCGTAATCTTGTCTCATGGAACAGCATTATCACTGCTTTTGCAAATCATGGGCTAGCTGAAAACGTGATCACGTTGTTCATGGAGatgatgagaatgagattgaagcCAGATTCGGTAACTTTTCTTGGACTTCTGACATCTTGCAATCATTCCGGGCTTGCCGAAGAGGGCCTATATCTCTTCGACTCCATGAGCAAGTTTTACGGCATAACCCCTAATAGCGAACATCTCTGTTGCCTTGTTGATCTACTGGGACGAGCGGGGAGAGTGAGTGAAGCCGAAGAGTACATTCAAAAACATCATAGCGGCCATGATGATGTTGTTTTAGGCAGCTTACTATCAGCATGTCGATTGCATGGAGATGTCCTTAGAGGAGAACAAACTGCTGCTAGGCTTCTCGAACTTGATCACATCACCACGTCACCTTACGTTTTACTATCCAACTTATATGCATCAGATAGAAAGTGGGATGGTGTAGCAGGGGCTAGAAAAATGTTGAGAGGAAGTGGATTAAAGAAAGAGGCTGCCCATAGTATCGTTGAAGTCAAGGGCTCATTTGAGAAGTTTGTAATTGGAGATTTTTCTCATTCAAGAATGGATGAAATACTGAGCTTACTAAGAACGTTGAGTTGGCGGGTGGATGAAGATTTGCTGTGTTGCTGA
- the LOC140816808 gene encoding pentatricopeptide repeat-containing protein At2g27610-like isoform X2: MKSDLIIGNDIVNFYAKCGCMISAHQIFDEMSQKNLVTWSALISGYVQSKRSYLAIRVFSRMQEYFKPNEFVLSSVLGSCSVIQELKLGKQIHAHAVKLGYDAVSFVLNSLISMYMRCFMWNEALLIFDCGSVSGSLSLVSYNVAITGLVENEQGEKGFEIFKLMRQRGLVPDHFTFAGLLGPVDRTYYNLSNCMQLHCAIVKLGLDYLAFTGNILIAMYSKFDFLEEAEKVFWSVEDKDVISWNTSITACCRHEDNSRALSFFRDMVAENDARPDLFTYASVLSAIAGLASMRHGKEIHSHLIRTWPDWDVGVGNALINMYAKSGSIGSAQAIFERMECRNLVSWNSIITAFANHGLAENVITLFMEMMRMRLKPDSVTFLGLLTSCNHSGLAEEGLYLFDSMSKFYGITPNSEHLCCLVDLLGRAGRVSEAEEYIQKHHSGHDDVVLGSLLSACRLHGDVLRGEQTAARLLELDHITTSPYVLLSNLYASDRKWDGVAGARKMLRGSGLKKEAAHSIVEVKGSFEKFVIGDFSHSRMDEILSLLRTLSWRVDEDLLCC, from the coding sequence ATGAAATCAGATCTTATAATCGGTAACGATATCGTCAACTTTTACGCAAAATGTGGGTGCATGATTTCGGCTCACcaaatatttgatgaaatgtcgcAGAAAAATTTGGTCACTTGGTCTGCCTTGATATCTGGTTATGTCCAATCAAAAAGATCCTATTTAGCAATTCGGGTTTTCAGTCGGATGCAGGAATATTTCAAGCCCAATGAATTTGTTTTGTCTAGTGTCCTTGGTTCTTGTTCTGTCATTCAGGAACTAAAGCTTGGGAAACAAATACATGCGCATGCAGTAAAGTTAGGCTACGACGCTGTTAGTTTTGTTCTTAATTCACTAATTTCGATGTATATGAGATGCTTTATGTGGAACGAAGCCTTGTTAATTTTTGATTGTGGTAGTGTTTCCGGTTCTTTATCCTTGGTTTCTTACAATGTAGCGATCACCGGGCTAGTGGAAAATGAGCAGGGAGAGAAGGGTTTTGAGATATTTAAGCTTATGCGTCAGCGGGGTCTGGTTCCTGACCATTTTACTTTTGCGGGATTACTAGGACCTGTTGATCGTACGTACTATAATCTTTCTAATTGTATGCAATTACATTGTGCAATAGTAAAACTTGGACTTGATTATTTGGCCTTTACTGGAAATATTTTGATTGCCATGTactcaaaatttgattttttggaAGAAGCTGAGAAGGTCTTTTGGTCAGTTGAGGATAAAGATGTTATTTCTTGGAATACATCCATCACTGCTTGTTGTCGTCACGAGGATAATTCAAGGGCTTTGAGTTTCTTCAGGGATATGGTTGCGGAAAATGATGCAAGGCCGGATCTTTTCACTTATGCCAGCGTGCTTTCTGCCATTGCTGGACTGGCGTCCATGAGACATGGGAAGGAGATTCATTCTCATTTAATTAGGACATGGCCAGATTGGGATGTTGGCGTTGGAAACGCTCTTATCAACATGTATGCAAAAAGTGGTTCCATTGGTTCTGCTCAAGCTATTTTCGAAAGAATGGAATGTCGTAATCTTGTCTCATGGAACAGCATTATCACTGCTTTTGCAAATCATGGGCTAGCTGAAAACGTGATCACGTTGTTCATGGAGatgatgagaatgagattgaagcCAGATTCGGTAACTTTTCTTGGACTTCTGACATCTTGCAATCATTCCGGGCTTGCCGAAGAGGGCCTATATCTCTTCGACTCCATGAGCAAGTTTTACGGCATAACCCCTAATAGCGAACATCTCTGTTGCCTTGTTGATCTACTGGGACGAGCGGGGAGAGTGAGTGAAGCCGAAGAGTACATTCAAAAACATCATAGCGGCCATGATGATGTTGTTTTAGGCAGCTTACTATCAGCATGTCGATTGCATGGAGATGTCCTTAGAGGAGAACAAACTGCTGCTAGGCTTCTCGAACTTGATCACATCACCACGTCACCTTACGTTTTACTATCCAACTTATATGCATCAGATAGAAAGTGGGATGGTGTAGCAGGGGCTAGAAAAATGTTGAGAGGAAGTGGATTAAAGAAAGAGGCTGCCCATAGTATCGTTGAAGTCAAGGGCTCATTTGAGAAGTTTGTAATTGGAGATTTTTCTCATTCAAGAATGGATGAAATACTGAGCTTACTAAGAACGTTGAGTTGGCGGGTGGATGAAGATTTGCTGTGTTGCTGA
- the LOC140816808 gene encoding putative pentatricopeptide repeat-containing protein At2g01510 isoform X3 produces MQEYFKPNEFVLSSVLGSCSVIQELKLGKQIHAHAVKLGYDAVSFVLNSLISMYMRCFMWNEALLIFDCGSVSGSLSLVSYNVAITGLVENEQGEKGFEIFKLMRQRGLVPDHFTFAGLLGPVDRTYYNLSNCMQLHCAIVKLGLDYLAFTGNILIAMYSKFDFLEEAEKVFWSVEDKDVISWNTSITACCRHEDNSRALSFFRDMVAENDARPDLFTYASVLSAIAGLASMRHGKEIHSHLIRTWPDWDVGVGNALINMYAKSGSIGSAQAIFERMECRNLVSWNSIITAFANHGLAENVITLFMEMMRMRLKPDSVTFLGLLTSCNHSGLAEEGLYLFDSMSKFYGITPNSEHLCCLVDLLGRAGRVSEAEEYIQKHHSGHDDVVLGSLLSACRLHGDVLRGEQTAARLLELDHITTSPYVLLSNLYASDRKWDGVAGARKMLRGSGLKKEAAHSIVEVKGSFEKFVIGDFSHSRMDEILSLLRTLSWRVDEDLLCC; encoded by the coding sequence ATGCAGGAATATTTCAAGCCCAATGAATTTGTTTTGTCTAGTGTCCTTGGTTCTTGTTCTGTCATTCAGGAACTAAAGCTTGGGAAACAAATACATGCGCATGCAGTAAAGTTAGGCTACGACGCTGTTAGTTTTGTTCTTAATTCACTAATTTCGATGTATATGAGATGCTTTATGTGGAACGAAGCCTTGTTAATTTTTGATTGTGGTAGTGTTTCCGGTTCTTTATCCTTGGTTTCTTACAATGTAGCGATCACCGGGCTAGTGGAAAATGAGCAGGGAGAGAAGGGTTTTGAGATATTTAAGCTTATGCGTCAGCGGGGTCTGGTTCCTGACCATTTTACTTTTGCGGGATTACTAGGACCTGTTGATCGTACGTACTATAATCTTTCTAATTGTATGCAATTACATTGTGCAATAGTAAAACTTGGACTTGATTATTTGGCCTTTACTGGAAATATTTTGATTGCCATGTactcaaaatttgattttttggaAGAAGCTGAGAAGGTCTTTTGGTCAGTTGAGGATAAAGATGTTATTTCTTGGAATACATCCATCACTGCTTGTTGTCGTCACGAGGATAATTCAAGGGCTTTGAGTTTCTTCAGGGATATGGTTGCGGAAAATGATGCAAGGCCGGATCTTTTCACTTATGCCAGCGTGCTTTCTGCCATTGCTGGACTGGCGTCCATGAGACATGGGAAGGAGATTCATTCTCATTTAATTAGGACATGGCCAGATTGGGATGTTGGCGTTGGAAACGCTCTTATCAACATGTATGCAAAAAGTGGTTCCATTGGTTCTGCTCAAGCTATTTTCGAAAGAATGGAATGTCGTAATCTTGTCTCATGGAACAGCATTATCACTGCTTTTGCAAATCATGGGCTAGCTGAAAACGTGATCACGTTGTTCATGGAGatgatgagaatgagattgaagcCAGATTCGGTAACTTTTCTTGGACTTCTGACATCTTGCAATCATTCCGGGCTTGCCGAAGAGGGCCTATATCTCTTCGACTCCATGAGCAAGTTTTACGGCATAACCCCTAATAGCGAACATCTCTGTTGCCTTGTTGATCTACTGGGACGAGCGGGGAGAGTGAGTGAAGCCGAAGAGTACATTCAAAAACATCATAGCGGCCATGATGATGTTGTTTTAGGCAGCTTACTATCAGCATGTCGATTGCATGGAGATGTCCTTAGAGGAGAACAAACTGCTGCTAGGCTTCTCGAACTTGATCACATCACCACGTCACCTTACGTTTTACTATCCAACTTATATGCATCAGATAGAAAGTGGGATGGTGTAGCAGGGGCTAGAAAAATGTTGAGAGGAAGTGGATTAAAGAAAGAGGCTGCCCATAGTATCGTTGAAGTCAAGGGCTCATTTGAGAAGTTTGTAATTGGAGATTTTTCTCATTCAAGAATGGATGAAATACTGAGCTTACTAAGAACGTTGAGTTGGCGGGTGGATGAAGATTTGCTGTGTTGCTGA